A window of the Bradyrhizobium ottawaense genome harbors these coding sequences:
- the sdhC gene encoding succinate dehydrogenase, cytochrome b556 subunit has product MTARIERPLSPHLQTYRWTLTMALSIVHRVTGLALYFGTLLLAWWLIAAASGPTAYAHVQAFTGSFIGRLIVFGYTWALLHHLLSGLRHFVWDLGYGFKPSEREGLTWGAAIGGISLTVLVWIVAYTIGGGR; this is encoded by the coding sequence ATGACCGCCAGGATCGAACGACCGCTTTCGCCGCATCTGCAGACATATCGCTGGACCCTGACGATGGCGCTGTCCATCGTCCACCGTGTTACCGGCCTGGCACTGTATTTCGGCACCCTGCTCTTGGCCTGGTGGCTGATTGCCGCCGCCTCGGGCCCCACCGCCTATGCCCATGTGCAAGCCTTTACTGGCAGCTTCATCGGGCGGCTGATCGTGTTCGGCTACACCTGGGCGCTGCTGCACCACCTGCTCTCGGGGCTGCGCCATTTCGTCTGGGACCTCGGCTACGGCTTCAAGCCCAGCGAGCGCGAGGGCCTGACCTGGGGTGCCGCGATCGGCGGCATTTCGCTGACGGTGCTGGTCTGGATCGTCGCCTACACGATCGGAGGCGGACGATGA
- the sdhD gene encoding succinate dehydrogenase, hydrophobic membrane anchor protein — protein sequence MRTPLARVRALGASHSGTGDFWRQRLTAVAMVLLIVPVIVVVLMLIGRNQAGAAQILGSAPIAIILLLFIIASAWHMKIGMQVVIEDYIHNEKLKLASVMANNFFCFAVALASIYAILKLSSGV from the coding sequence ATGCGCACCCCGCTGGCGCGTGTCCGCGCGCTCGGCGCCTCGCATTCCGGCACTGGCGATTTCTGGCGTCAGCGCCTTACCGCGGTGGCGATGGTGCTGCTGATCGTGCCCGTCATCGTGGTCGTGCTGATGCTGATCGGCCGCAACCAGGCCGGTGCCGCGCAAATTCTCGGCTCGGCGCCGATCGCGATCATCCTCTTGCTCTTCATCATCGCCAGCGCCTGGCACATGAAGATCGGCATGCAGGTCGTGATCGAGGACTACATCCACAATGAGAAACTGAAGCTCGCCAGCGTGATGGCGAACAACTTCTTCTGTTTCGCGGTGGCGCTGGCTTCGATTTACGCCATTCTAAAATTGTCATCGGGAGTTTGA
- the sdhA gene encoding succinate dehydrogenase flavoprotein subunit, translating to MAAETNGKGTNGAGPATNGKAYPIEDHTYDVVVVGAGGAGLRAVVGCSEAGLRTACITKVFPTRSHTVAAQGGISASLGNMHPDDWRWHMYDTVKGSDWLGDQDAIEYMVRNAPDAVYELEHWGVPFSRTEDGKIYQRPFGGMTLDYGKGQAQRTCAAADRTGHAMLHTMYGQALRHSAEFYIEFFAIDLIMDDQGVCRGVIALKLDDGTLHRFRAQTTILATGGYGRAYASCTSAHTCTGDGGAMALRAGLPLQDMEFIQFHPTGIYGSGCLVTEGARGEGGYLVNSEGERFMERYAPSAKDLASRDVVSRAMTIEIREGRGVGKKKDHIFLHLDHLDPKVLHERLPGISESAKIFANVDVTREPIPIVPTVHYNMGGIPTNFHAEVLTKKNGDDNAVVPGLMAIGEAACVSVHGANRLGSNSLIDLVVFGRAAALRCAEKLTPNGKQPELPKDSADLALGRLDHYRYASGGTPTAKLRDGMQHVMQTNCAVFRTGDILHEGQNLIHKVHGGISDVGTSDRSLVWNSDLIETLEFDNLIVQAVVTMDSAANRTESRGAHAREDFSARDDKNWMKHTLVWIDNGGKTAIDYRPVHDYTMTNDVQYIPPKARVY from the coding sequence ATGGCCGCTGAGACCAACGGCAAGGGCACCAATGGTGCCGGCCCGGCCACCAACGGAAAAGCCTATCCGATCGAAGACCACACCTACGACGTCGTGGTCGTCGGCGCCGGCGGCGCCGGCCTGCGCGCCGTGGTCGGCTGCTCTGAGGCCGGGCTTCGCACCGCCTGCATCACCAAGGTATTTCCCACCCGCTCGCACACGGTCGCAGCGCAAGGCGGCATCTCGGCCTCGCTCGGCAACATGCATCCGGACGACTGGCGCTGGCACATGTACGACACCGTCAAGGGATCGGACTGGCTCGGCGACCAGGACGCGATCGAATACATGGTGCGCAATGCGCCCGACGCCGTCTACGAGCTCGAACATTGGGGCGTGCCGTTCTCGCGCACCGAGGACGGCAAGATCTACCAGCGCCCGTTCGGCGGCATGACGCTGGACTACGGCAAGGGCCAGGCGCAGCGCACCTGTGCCGCCGCCGACCGCACCGGCCACGCCATGCTGCACACGATGTACGGCCAGGCGCTGCGCCACTCGGCCGAATTCTACATCGAGTTCTTCGCCATCGACCTGATCATGGACGACCAGGGCGTCTGCCGCGGCGTCATCGCGCTCAAGCTCGATGACGGGACGCTGCACCGCTTCCGCGCCCAGACCACGATTCTCGCCACCGGCGGCTACGGCCGCGCCTACGCCTCCTGCACCTCGGCGCATACCTGCACCGGCGACGGCGGCGCCATGGCGCTGCGCGCCGGCCTGCCGCTGCAGGACATGGAATTCATCCAGTTCCACCCGACCGGCATCTACGGCTCGGGCTGCCTCGTCACCGAAGGCGCGCGCGGCGAAGGCGGCTACCTCGTCAATTCCGAGGGCGAGCGCTTCATGGAGCGCTATGCGCCCTCCGCCAAGGACCTCGCCTCGCGCGACGTGGTGTCGCGCGCGATGACGATCGAAATCCGCGAAGGCCGCGGCGTCGGCAAGAAGAAGGATCACATCTTCCTGCACCTCGACCATCTCGATCCCAAGGTGCTGCACGAACGGCTGCCCGGCATTTCCGAATCGGCAAAAATCTTCGCCAATGTCGACGTCACCCGCGAGCCGATTCCGATCGTGCCGACCGTGCACTACAACATGGGCGGCATCCCGACCAACTTCCACGCCGAAGTGCTGACCAAGAAGAACGGCGACGACAACGCGGTCGTGCCCGGCCTGATGGCGATCGGCGAAGCCGCCTGCGTCTCGGTGCACGGCGCCAACCGTCTCGGCTCCAACTCGCTGATCGACCTCGTCGTGTTCGGCCGCGCCGCCGCGTTGCGCTGCGCCGAAAAGCTGACGCCGAACGGCAAGCAGCCCGAACTGCCGAAAGATTCGGCCGATCTCGCGCTCGGCCGGCTAGACCATTACCGCTACGCCTCCGGCGGCACGCCGACCGCCAAACTGCGCGACGGCATGCAGCACGTGATGCAGACCAATTGCGCGGTGTTCCGCACCGGCGACATCCTGCACGAAGGCCAGAACCTGATTCACAAGGTGCATGGCGGCATCAGCGACGTCGGCACCTCGGACCGTTCGCTGGTCTGGAATTCGGATCTGATCGAGACGCTCGAATTCGACAACCTGATCGTGCAGGCGGTGGTGACGATGGACTCGGCCGCGAACCGCACCGAAAGCCGCGGCGCCCATGCCCGCGAGGATTTTTCCGCGCGCGACGACAAGAACTGGATGAAACACACGCTGGTGTGGATCGACAACGGCGGCAAGACCGCGATCGATTACCGCCCGGTGCATGATTACACGATGACGAACGACGTTCAGTACATCCCGCCGAAGGCGCGGGTGTATTGA
- a CDS encoding succinate dehydrogenase iron-sulfur subunit yields MVEFALPKNSKITGGKAWPKPAGATETREFRVYRWNPDDGKNPSVDTYHIDVNDCGPMVLDGLIWIKNNIDPTLTFRRSCREGVCGSCAMNIDGQNTLACTKSMHDVASGGAVKVNPLPHQPVVKDLVPDLTNFYAQYASIEPWLKTTTPTPQKEWKQSHEDREKLDGLYECILCACCSTSCPSYWWNSERFLGPAALLQATRWVKDSRDEATGERLDNLEDPFRLYRCHTIMNCAKACPKGLNPSEAIAELKLKMVERQI; encoded by the coding sequence ATGGTTGAATTCGCGCTTCCGAAAAATTCCAAGATCACCGGCGGCAAGGCCTGGCCGAAGCCGGCAGGCGCGACCGAGACGCGCGAGTTCAGGGTCTATCGCTGGAACCCGGACGACGGCAAGAATCCGAGCGTCGACACCTACCACATCGACGTCAACGATTGCGGGCCGATGGTGCTCGACGGCCTGATCTGGATCAAGAACAACATCGATCCGACGCTGACCTTCCGCCGCTCCTGCCGCGAAGGCGTCTGCGGCTCCTGCGCCATGAACATCGACGGCCAGAACACGCTGGCCTGCACCAAGTCGATGCACGACGTGGCGTCCGGCGGCGCGGTGAAGGTCAATCCGCTGCCGCACCAGCCCGTCGTCAAGGACCTCGTCCCCGACCTGACCAATTTCTACGCGCAATACGCCTCGATCGAGCCGTGGCTGAAGACCACCACGCCGACGCCGCAGAAGGAATGGAAGCAGAGCCACGAAGACCGCGAAAAGCTCGACGGCCTCTATGAGTGCATCCTGTGCGCCTGCTGCTCGACTTCCTGCCCGAGCTATTGGTGGAACAGCGAACGCTTCCTCGGCCCCGCCGCGCTGCTGCAGGCGACGCGCTGGGTCAAGGATTCCCGCGACGAGGCCACCGGCGAACGGCTCGACAACCTCGAAGACCCGTTCCGGCTCTATCGCTGCCACACCATCATGAACTGCGCCAAGGCGTGCCCGAAGGGCCTCAACCCCTCGGAAGCCATCGCCGAGCTCAAGCTGAAGATGGTCGAGCGGCAGATCTAG
- a CDS encoding glutathione S-transferase family protein: MPSPIILHHFDESPFSEKIRVVFGLKDIAWTSVRISRIMPRPDLMPMTGGYRRTPVMQIGADIYCDSQCILRELERRFPQPSLLPDGSTGLAWASAMWTDRSFFQNTVNLVFGSLADKVPQEFIADREKLRGAKFDVAAMTSAIAQMRDQLRTHLQWIEMQLADGRAWLGGDTACLFDVNAYMNVWYVRQNMPDADALLAEFGHVRAWETRMRAIGHGRRSEMSTAEALSIAKDAVPQTAEQADPRDPNGRQPGDRVEVMPDDYGKIKVGGEIVALSPQHIAIRRHDPLAGDVVVHFPRAGFLVLPI, from the coding sequence ATGCCCTCCCCCATCATCCTGCATCACTTCGACGAGTCGCCGTTCTCCGAGAAAATCCGCGTCGTTTTCGGGCTGAAGGACATCGCCTGGACCTCGGTTCGTATCTCACGAATCATGCCGCGGCCCGACCTGATGCCGATGACCGGGGGCTATCGGCGCACACCGGTGATGCAGATCGGCGCCGACATCTATTGCGACTCGCAGTGCATCCTTCGCGAGCTCGAGCGGCGCTTTCCGCAGCCAAGCCTGCTCCCGGACGGCAGCACGGGACTCGCCTGGGCCTCGGCAATGTGGACCGACCGCTCGTTCTTTCAGAACACCGTCAACCTCGTCTTCGGCTCGCTGGCCGACAAGGTGCCGCAGGAGTTCATCGCCGACCGCGAAAAACTGCGCGGCGCCAAATTCGACGTCGCGGCCATGACATCGGCGATCGCGCAAATGCGCGATCAGCTTCGCACCCATCTGCAATGGATCGAAATGCAGCTTGCGGACGGCCGCGCCTGGCTCGGCGGCGACACAGCCTGTCTTTTCGACGTCAACGCCTACATGAACGTCTGGTACGTCAGGCAGAACATGCCTGACGCCGACGCGCTGCTGGCGGAGTTCGGCCATGTCCGTGCCTGGGAGACGCGGATGCGCGCGATCGGCCATGGCCGGCGCAGCGAAATGTCGACCGCCGAAGCCCTCAGCATCGCCAAAGACGCGGTCCCGCAGACCGCCGAACAGGCCGACCCCCGCGATCCGAACGGCCGCCAGCCCGGCGACCGGGTCGAGGTCATGCCCGACGACTACGGCAAGATCAAAGTCGGCGGCGAAATCGTCGCCCTCTCGCCGCAGCATATTGCGATCCGGCGGCATGATCCGCTGGCCGGCGACGTGGTGGTGCACTTTCCGCGCGCCGGGTTTCTCGTCCTGCCCATTTGA
- a CDS encoding hybrid sensor histidine kinase/response regulator — translation MQTAQPNSLRLLQWMMVASLALPLALFAFASAVSWVSIQQTADREIERTLDVAHEHALKVFETIDRTLSEIAEIIRGIPDAGIASREEALHRRLKQLVDSLPQVKSAWVFDAKGHALANSLVVPAPDIDFSDRDYFKAHVDRDIGTYIGEALRPRPPYQGAAFFGVSRRRSNEDGSFGGVIQASVLPEYFENFYARIGREPGSFFAFGLTDGVVLARFPASDSDIRLDRNGPIGRKIAVDPKAGLITVTSPTDGIERRLGYQRLAEYPIYVSAGLETSAIRSRWLSTMSQHLIFGAPATALLFVLLASALRRTRRLYFEAAKRLEAEEALKHGQRLEALGQLTGGVAHDFNNLLTVIRASVDLLQRPDLPEPKRLRYIEAISDTVTRAARLTSQLLAFARRQTLKPELFDVGHNVRMLGEMIGTLIGSRIEIVIAAPDAPCFINADAGQFETAVINMAVNARDAMDGHGRLTVTVRTVDALPKAAGPSHHPHARNPLGYVAVSVADTGIGIPKDQFERIFEPFFTTKQVGQGTGLGLSQVFGFAKQSGGEVDVASEIGKGSTFTLYLPHAAGASRSQQVPEEDAPPIDGHGMTVLVVEDNPEIGKFAADALAGLGYTARLVGNATHALEELAVDADGFDVVFSDVVMPGMTGLELAQEIRRYHPDLPVVLTSGYSHVLSEHGSTGYELLQKPYSIEQLARVLNRLGRWRRERRAATAAAG, via the coding sequence GTGCAGACAGCACAACCTAACTCGCTGAGACTGCTGCAGTGGATGATGGTCGCCTCATTGGCCCTTCCGCTGGCGTTGTTCGCCTTTGCGTCTGCGGTATCCTGGGTTTCGATCCAGCAAACCGCCGACCGCGAGATCGAGCGCACCCTGGATGTCGCGCACGAGCACGCGCTGAAAGTGTTCGAAACCATCGACCGCACCCTGTCGGAAATCGCCGAGATCATCCGCGGCATTCCCGACGCCGGCATCGCGTCCCGCGAGGAAGCCCTGCATCGGCGGCTGAAGCAACTGGTGGACTCGCTTCCGCAGGTAAAATCGGCCTGGGTTTTCGACGCCAAGGGCCATGCGCTCGCCAACAGCCTGGTCGTGCCCGCACCCGACATCGATTTTTCGGACCGGGACTATTTCAAGGCCCATGTGGACCGCGATATCGGGACCTATATCGGCGAGGCGTTGAGGCCGCGGCCGCCCTATCAGGGCGCGGCGTTCTTCGGCGTCAGCCGACGGCGCAGCAACGAGGACGGCAGCTTTGGCGGCGTGATCCAGGCCTCGGTACTCCCGGAATATTTCGAGAATTTCTACGCCCGGATCGGCCGCGAGCCCGGCAGCTTCTTTGCGTTCGGCCTGACCGACGGCGTGGTGCTGGCGCGCTTCCCGGCGAGCGACAGTGATATTCGGCTCGATCGCAACGGACCCATCGGCCGAAAGATCGCGGTCGATCCCAAGGCCGGGCTGATCACCGTGACGTCGCCGACGGATGGCATCGAGCGCCGCCTCGGCTACCAGCGGCTCGCCGAATATCCGATCTATGTCTCAGCCGGCCTCGAGACCTCGGCGATCCGCTCCCGCTGGCTCTCCACCATGAGCCAGCATTTGATCTTCGGGGCGCCTGCCACCGCGCTCTTGTTCGTGCTGCTCGCCTCGGCATTGCGGCGGACGCGCCGGCTGTATTTCGAAGCCGCCAAACGTCTGGAAGCCGAGGAGGCGCTGAAGCACGGCCAGCGGCTGGAGGCGCTGGGCCAGCTCACCGGCGGCGTCGCGCATGACTTCAACAACCTGCTCACGGTGATCCGCGCATCCGTCGACCTGCTGCAGCGGCCGGACCTGCCGGAGCCGAAGCGGCTGCGCTACATCGAGGCGATCTCCGACACGGTCACGCGCGCCGCCAGGCTGACCAGCCAGTTGCTGGCGTTCGCACGGCGGCAGACCTTGAAACCCGAACTGTTCGACGTCGGCCATAACGTGCGGATGCTCGGCGAAATGATCGGAACGCTGATCGGGTCGCGGATCGAGATCGTGATCGCGGCGCCGGACGCGCCCTGCTTCATCAACGCCGACGCCGGCCAGTTCGAGACCGCTGTTATCAACATGGCGGTCAATGCGCGGGACGCGATGGACGGCCACGGCCGGCTCACGGTGACGGTGCGAACGGTTGACGCATTGCCGAAGGCTGCCGGGCCTTCACACCATCCGCATGCCCGAAATCCACTTGGTTACGTCGCCGTATCGGTGGCCGATACCGGCATCGGCATACCCAAGGATCAGTTCGAACGAATCTTCGAGCCGTTCTTCACCACCAAGCAGGTCGGCCAGGGCACCGGGCTCGGCCTGTCGCAGGTGTTCGGCTTTGCCAAACAGTCCGGCGGCGAAGTCGACGTCGCCAGTGAAATCGGCAAAGGCAGCACCTTCACGCTGTATCTGCCGCACGCCGCCGGCGCCAGCAGGTCGCAACAGGTGCCGGAGGAAGATGCGCCGCCGATCGACGGCCATGGCATGACGGTGCTGGTGGTCGAGGACAATCCCGAGATCGGGAAATTTGCCGCCGACGCGCTGGCCGGGCTCGGCTACACCGCCAGACTGGTCGGCAACGCCACCCATGCCCTCGAAGAGCTGGCCGTCGATGCCGATGGTTTCGACGTGGTCTTCAGCGACGTGGTGATGCCGGGAATGACCGGCCTCGAACTGGCGCAGGAAATCCGTCGCTACCATCCCGACCTGCCCGTCGTGCTGACCAGCGGCTACAGCCACGTGCTGTCGGAACACGGCAGCACCGGCTACGAGCTGCTGCAAAAGCCCTACTCGATCGAGCAGCTCGCGCGCGTGCTGAACCGGCTGGGGCGTTGGCGCAGGGAGAGGCGAGCCGCGACAGCGGCGGCGGGGTGA
- a CDS encoding ABC transporter ATP-binding protein/permease has translation MAKPVVTSKPSAKKSPAKDSAARKASETKSEIVDITAEDGEHVEPPPPEVVEPDPEWTEEEAEQARKDYLLTRFWISARGFWGKGGDRLAWIFTIGLLILIVANVGFQYGINVWNRAIFDAIEKKDSIGVFHLSAVFFPLAIGSVLLGVAQVFARMGIQRRWRAWLTNSVVSRWLANGRYYQLNLVGGDHKNPEYRIAEDLRIATDSPVDFMAGITSAFLSAATFIAVLWTIGGALTVTVGGSVITIPGFLVIAAVIYAAIASGSIMTIGRQFVQVSEDKNQAEAEYRYALTRVRENGESIALLGGEEEERDGIDKTFTKVLRQWARLAGQHMRTTLVSQGSSLIAPVVPLLLCAPKFLDGSMTLGQVMQAASAFTIVQTAFGWLVDNYPRLADWNACARRIASLMMSLDGLERAERGDGIGRIKRGETEGSAMLSLNDLSVTLDDGTAVVGETEVVVEPGERLLVAGESGTGKSTLVRAIAGLWPWGDGSVNFHPDRRLFMLPQKPYIPSGTLRRAIAYPGAADDWSVEQMGEALHKVGLDHLKEKIEEEAPWDQILSGGEKQRLAFARLLLHHPDIVVLDEATSALDEKSQDKMMDIVIKELPKATIVSVAHRVELEAFHSRKIVLERRKGGAKLVSDIDLIPRKGKRRLLGRFLRQRNAPNKAA, from the coding sequence ATGGCCAAACCAGTCGTCACGTCAAAACCGTCCGCGAAGAAATCGCCGGCGAAGGATTCCGCTGCCAGGAAAGCCTCTGAAACGAAGTCAGAGATCGTCGATATCACCGCCGAGGACGGCGAGCATGTCGAACCGCCGCCGCCGGAGGTGGTCGAGCCCGATCCGGAATGGACCGAGGAAGAGGCCGAACAAGCGCGCAAGGATTACCTGCTGACGCGGTTCTGGATCAGTGCGCGCGGATTCTGGGGCAAGGGCGGCGACCGGCTGGCGTGGATTTTCACGATCGGTCTCTTGATCCTGATCGTCGCCAATGTCGGCTTTCAATACGGCATCAACGTCTGGAACCGGGCAATCTTCGACGCCATCGAGAAGAAAGACTCCATTGGCGTCTTCCATCTCTCCGCGGTGTTCTTTCCGCTCGCGATCGGCAGCGTGCTGCTTGGCGTGGCGCAGGTGTTCGCGCGCATGGGCATTCAGCGCCGCTGGCGCGCCTGGCTGACCAATTCGGTGGTGTCGCGCTGGCTCGCCAACGGCCGCTACTACCAGCTCAACCTCGTCGGCGGCGACCACAAGAATCCGGAATACCGCATCGCCGAGGATCTGCGGATCGCAACCGACTCGCCGGTCGATTTCATGGCCGGCATCACCTCGGCATTTCTGTCGGCCGCGACCTTCATCGCCGTGCTCTGGACCATCGGCGGCGCACTGACGGTGACGGTCGGCGGATCTGTCATCACCATTCCCGGCTTCCTGGTGATCGCCGCAGTGATCTACGCCGCCATTGCCTCCGGTTCGATCATGACCATCGGGCGCCAGTTCGTGCAGGTGTCCGAGGACAAGAACCAGGCCGAGGCCGAATATCGCTATGCGCTGACGAGAGTCCGCGAAAACGGCGAGAGCATCGCGCTGCTCGGCGGCGAGGAGGAAGAGCGCGACGGCATCGACAAGACATTTACGAAGGTGCTGCGGCAATGGGCGCGGCTGGCCGGCCAGCACATGCGCACCACGCTGGTGTCGCAGGGATCGAGCCTGATCGCGCCGGTGGTCCCGCTGCTGTTGTGCGCGCCAAAGTTTCTCGACGGCAGCATGACGCTCGGACAGGTGATGCAGGCGGCCTCCGCCTTCACCATCGTGCAGACCGCGTTCGGCTGGCTGGTGGACAACTATCCGCGGCTGGCAGACTGGAATGCCTGCGCCCGCCGCATCGCCTCGCTGATGATGTCGCTCGACGGGCTCGAGCGCGCCGAGCGCGGCGACGGCATCGGCCGCATCAAGCGCGGCGAGACCGAAGGCAGTGCCATGCTCAGCCTCAACGATCTCTCGGTGACGCTCGATGACGGCACCGCGGTGGTCGGCGAAACCGAAGTGGTGGTCGAGCCCGGCGAACGCCTGCTGGTGGCCGGCGAATCCGGCACCGGAAAGAGCACGCTGGTGCGCGCGATCGCGGGGCTGTGGCCATGGGGCGACGGCAGCGTCAATTTCCATCCCGACCGGCGGCTGTTCATGCTGCCGCAAAAACCTTACATCCCGTCCGGCACGTTACGCCGCGCCATCGCCTATCCCGGCGCCGCCGACGACTGGAGCGTCGAGCAGATGGGCGAAGCCCTGCACAAGGTCGGGCTCGATCATCTCAAGGAGAAGATCGAGGAAGAGGCGCCGTGGGACCAGATCTTGTCGGGCGGCGAAAAGCAGCGGCTGGCATTCGCGCGGCTGTTGCTGCACCACCCCGACATCGTGGTGCTCGACGAAGCGACCTCGGCACTCGACGAAAAGAGCCAGGACAAGATGATGGACATCGTCATCAAGGAATTGCCGAAGGCGACCATCGTCAGCGTCGCCCATCGGGTCGAGCTGGAAGCGTTCCACAGCCGCAAGATCGTGCTGGAACGGCGCAAGGGCGGCGCCAAGCTCGTCAGCGACATCGACCTGATCCCGCGCAAGGGCAAGCGCCGCCTGCTCGGCCGCTTCCTGCGGCAGCGCAACGCGCCGAACAAGGCGGCGTGA
- a CDS encoding adenylate/guanylate cyclase domain-containing protein, which yields MDAPSKIDPVAAYSDSDVVHWLTNETRDERFIDNIFAELCIRLQRAGLPVKRSTLHILIHHPQWLGARILWADGMREAELARVDYDVRERSEYIGSPANEIHDGATEVRENLERDPSLGRQHAVYDEMRAKGLTDYVAWPLYHTLGKRHIVTFATDRPGGFDDAHLASLRNVLPVLALVSEIRIKNRLARTLLETYVGSHAGELILAGATRRGTGTTVSAAIMICDLRDFTRISDNWPRDDVIDLLNNYFDAMSEPVARHGGEILKFIGDGMLAIFPLSQPSACANLLHAVSEARQAMVALNEKNSETGRAPLNYGIGIHVGDVMYGNIGSRARLDFTVIGPAVNMASRLETLTKQLGRTVLLSRAFTDFVKDDFELERVGEYPVRGFNDPIELFAYHG from the coding sequence ATGGACGCGCCGTCAAAGATCGATCCCGTCGCCGCGTATTCCGACAGCGACGTCGTGCACTGGCTGACCAACGAGACGCGCGACGAGCGCTTCATCGACAACATCTTCGCCGAGCTGTGCATCCGGCTCCAGCGAGCGGGCCTTCCGGTCAAGCGGTCGACGCTTCACATCCTGATCCACCATCCGCAATGGCTGGGCGCCCGGATCCTGTGGGCCGACGGGATGCGCGAAGCCGAGCTGGCGCGCGTGGATTACGATGTCCGGGAGCGATCCGAATATATCGGCAGTCCCGCCAACGAAATTCACGACGGTGCAACCGAAGTGCGCGAGAATCTCGAACGCGATCCCTCGCTCGGCCGCCAGCACGCCGTCTATGACGAGATGCGGGCGAAAGGCCTGACCGACTATGTGGCGTGGCCGCTGTACCATACGCTCGGCAAGCGGCACATCGTGACCTTTGCCACCGACCGGCCCGGCGGCTTCGACGACGCGCATCTTGCCAGCCTGCGGAACGTGTTGCCGGTGCTGGCGCTGGTCAGCGAAATCCGGATCAAGAACCGGCTGGCGCGAACGCTGCTCGAAACCTATGTCGGGTCGCATGCCGGCGAACTCATTCTGGCCGGCGCCACCCGGCGTGGAACCGGGACGACGGTGAGCGCCGCCATCATGATCTGCGATCTCAGGGATTTTACCCGGATCTCCGACAACTGGCCGCGCGATGACGTCATCGATCTCCTGAACAATTATTTCGACGCGATGTCGGAGCCGGTGGCGCGACATGGCGGGGAAATCCTGAAATTCATCGGCGACGGGATGCTCGCGATCTTCCCGCTCAGCCAGCCGTCGGCCTGCGCGAATCTGCTGCATGCCGTCTCCGAAGCCCGGCAGGCCATGGTTGCCCTGAACGAGAAGAACAGCGAGACCGGTCGTGCGCCGCTCAATTACGGCATCGGCATCCACGTCGGCGACGTCATGTACGGCAATATCGGGTCGCGCGCCCGGCTCGACTTCACCGTCATCGGTCCGGCGGTCAACATGGCTTCGCGTCTTGAAACCCTCACCAAGCAATTGGGCCGGACGGTGTTGTTGTCGCGCGCGTTCACCGACTTCGTCAAAGACGATTTCGAACTCGAACGCGTCGGTGAATATCCGGTGCGCGGCTTCAACGACCCGATCGAGCTGTTTGCGTATCACGGCTGA
- a CDS encoding tyrosine-type recombinase/integrase gives MTDKAISPLRQRMIEDMTIRKFAPKTQHDYVQRVKHFAVFLGRSPDTASFEDVRRYQLHLATSGAGVPTLNQSVSTLRFFFKITLGRADIVNHTQFIHVPRKLPVVLSPEEVARFLDAAPELKYKAALSVAYGAGLRVSEVVALKVSDIDSKRMVIRIEQGKGHKDRYVMLSPHLLELLRAWYNAARPQGWLFPGMNPVNPMSARQLRRACDTAAQMAEIGKQVSPHTLRHSFATHLLEQNTDIRVIQVLLGHAKLDTTALYTRVATKTIREIVSPFDRITAKLREGAEPPA, from the coding sequence ATGACCGATAAGGCCATAAGCCCGCTGCGGCAGCGCATGATCGAAGACATGACGATCCGCAAGTTCGCGCCGAAGACCCAACATGACTACGTGCAGAGGGTCAAGCACTTCGCCGTCTTCCTCGGCCGCTCGCCCGACACGGCGAGCTTCGAAGACGTACGCCGCTATCAGCTCCATCTGGCGACGAGCGGTGCCGGCGTTCCGACCCTCAACCAAAGCGTCTCGACACTGCGGTTCTTTTTCAAGATCACGCTCGGGCGCGCCGACATCGTGAACCACACCCAGTTTATCCACGTGCCCCGCAAGCTGCCGGTGGTCCTGAGCCCGGAAGAAGTCGCCCGCTTTCTCGATGCGGCACCGGAGCTCAAATACAAGGCGGCATTGAGTGTAGCCTATGGAGCCGGATTGCGCGTGTCCGAGGTGGTCGCGCTGAAGGTATCCGACATCGACAGCAAGCGCATGGTGATCCGGATCGAACAGGGCAAGGGCCACAAAGACCGCTACGTTATGCTTTCGCCGCATCTGCTCGAGCTGTTGCGCGCCTGGTACAACGCGGCACGTCCACAGGGGTGGCTGTTTCCCGGAATGAACCCGGTCAACCCGATGTCAGCGCGCCAGCTCAGGCGCGCCTGCGATACCGCGGCCCAGATGGCCGAGATCGGCAAGCAGGTGTCCCCGCACACCCTGCGACACAGCTTTGCGACGCATCTTCTGGAGCAGAACACCGATATCAGGGTGATCCAGGTCTTGTTGGGACATGCCAAGCTCGACACCACCGCGCTCTATACGCGTGTCGCCACCAAGACCATCCGGGAGATCGTGAGCCCGTTCGATCGCATTACAGCCAAGCTCAGGGAGGGCGCCGAACCGCCCGCCTGA